One part of the Eucalyptus grandis isolate ANBG69807.140 chromosome 10, ASM1654582v1, whole genome shotgun sequence genome encodes these proteins:
- the LOC104437056 gene encoding cytochrome P450 71A9, protein MKPLHTLFSSLIISFQGDQAMGVQLIVALICALVIPMLLVFLIDTKKNTRASRNLPPGPRKLPIIGNLHQLGSPPHQSLTRLSKQYGEIMLLQLGVVPTLVISSEDVAREVFKVHDIAFSGRPPFYAAKLLAYNLSDVTFSAYGDSWRELRKLLILELLSSKRVHLFEYVRKEEVTLMLDAITSSPGAVNIGELALLLNNNLVCRVTFGSKCQAIGGGVKSEFHETIRDIQTLLGGLCVADLFPQMAWFNRLNGFKAKVEKYFWELDKLYDDVIKEHQDPKRPKPDHEDLVDVMLRLQRDPNQAIALTREQIKGVITNLFNAGSETAAATILWTMAELIRNPTIMRKAQEEVREAAKGKLLVEEIDLPGLTYLRSVIKESLRLHPPLPLLVPRETIEDCKIRGYNVPRGTTAFINLTAIARDPKSWENPEEFRPERFLNNSIDYKGQNYGFLPFGSGRRGCPGINFGVAIVELALANLLHRFNWKLPDGKSVDDMDMEESYGLSVQKRNPLCLIATPVTG, encoded by the exons ATGAAACCTCTTCACACGTTGTTTTCATCTCTGATAATTTCTTTCCAAGGAGATCAAGCCATGGGTGTTCAGCTTATTGTGGCCCTCATATGTGCTCTTGTGATACCGATGTTACTAGTCTTTTTGATTGACACGAAAAAGAACACACGAGCATCTAGGAATCTCCCTCCCGGTCCTAGGAAGTTGCCGATCATTGGAAATTTACACCAGCTTGGCTCCCCGCCTCACCAATCGCTCACACGTCTCTCGAAACAGTATGGCGAGATCATGTTACTCCAACTCGGCGTTGTTCCCACATTAGTCATCTCGTCTGAAGATGTCGCTAGAGAAGTATTCAAGGTCCACGACATTGCTTTCTCCGGCAGACCTCCCTTTTATGCAGCAAAGTTGTTAGCATACAATCTTTCTGATGTAACATTCAGCGCCTATGGTGATTCCTGGAGAGAGCTCAGGAAATTATTGATCCTAGAACTCCTGAGCAGTAAGAGAGTCCATTTGTTTGAATACGTGAGGAAGGAAGAGGTTACGCTCATGCTCGATGCAATCACTTCTTCTCCAGGTGCTGTCAATATTGGTGAACTCGCGCTTCTATTGAATAACAACCTTGTGTGCCGAGTGACTTTTGGTAGCAAATGCCAGGCTATAGGAGGCGGAGTAAAGAGTGAATTTCACGAGACAATCCGCGATATACAGACGCTTTTAGGTGGCCTTTGTGTTGCAGATCTATTCCCACAGATGGCTTGGTTTAACAGGCTCAATGGCTTCAAGGCGAAGGTGGAAAAGTACTTCTGGGAGCTAGACAAGTTGTACGATGACGTGATCAAGGAGCACCAAGACCCTAAAAGGCCTAAACCCGATCATGAAGATCTTGTTGACGTGATGCTTCGGTTACAAAGGGATCCAAATCAAGCGATTGCCCTCACTAGGGAACAAATTAAAGGAGTAATAACT AACCTGTTCAATGCAGGATCAGAAACCGCTGCGGCCACTATACTCTGGACAATGGCAGAACTCATCCGCAATCCAACTATTATGAGAAAAGCACAAGAAGAGGTTCGAGAAGCAGCAAAAGGAAAGTTACTGGTTGAAGAGATTGACCTTCCAGGACTCACCTATCTAAGATCAGTCATCAAAGAGTCATTAAGACTCCATCCACCGCTCCCTCTTCTAGTTCCAAGAGAGACAATCGAGGATTGCAAGATAAGGGGATACAACGTTCCTAGAGGAACTACTGCATTCATCAATCTGACAGCAATCGCCAGAGACCCAAAATCTTGGGAAAACCCAGAGGAGTTTAGGCCCGAGAGGTTCCTGAACAACTCCATCGATTATAAGGGACAAAACTATGGGTTTCTGCCATTTGGTTCTGGCAGGCGAGGATGCCCTGGCATAAACTTTGGTGTTGCGATCGTTGAGCTTGCACTGGCAAATCTCCTTCATCGGTTCAATTGGAAACTACCTGATGGGAAGAGTGTCGATGATATGGACATGGAAGAATCTTATGGCCTTTCGGTTCAGAAGAGGAATCCTCTTTGCCTGATAGCAACCCCCGTGACTGGTTGA